In one Methanobrevibacter arboriphilus genomic region, the following are encoded:
- a CDS encoding carboxymuconolactone decarboxylase family protein — protein sequence MKENVFYGKGMGPVKRDFPDIYEAIVELNDAVYTGKVIDYKTQKFIALAIAASNSDDRAVKKQIQSAINEFNATKDEIMDVLRMVLLTSGMPPFVKAVKILYDVME from the coding sequence ATGAAAGAAAATGTTTTTTATGGAAAAGGAATGGGACCAGTAAAAAGAGATTTTCCTGATATATATGAAGCTATAGTTGAATTAAATGATGCAGTCTATACAGGTAAAGTTATTGACTATAAAACTCAAAAATTCATCGCTTTAGCTATCGCAGCATCAAATTCAGATGATAGGGCTGTTAAAAAACAAATTCAAAGTGCAATTAATGAATTTAATGCTACTAAAGATGAAATCATGGATGTTTTAAGAATGGTTCTACTTACTTCAGGTATGCCTCCATTTGTAAAGGCAGTTAAAATATTATATGATGTAATGGAATAA
- a CDS encoding Ig-like domain-containing protein, which translates to MSIVDSSFNNNNVSGPGGAIYFGSMINGSVSIVDSSFNDNSAGGVGGAISFSFINGSVSIVDSSFNNNNVSGPGGAIYFGSMINGSVSIVDSSFNDNSAGGVGGAISFSVINGSVSILGSNFDNNNVSGPGGAIYFSDINGSVSIVDSSFNNNNASGVGGAISFNVINGTLYIANSSFDNNNVSGPGGAIYFSNINGSVTIFNSTFNNNSAGGVGGAINFGFINGSISIVDSSFVENSVSGPGGAIYVGGDIFGNLKIINSSFDSNSAIGPGGAISFGNIGGDVILANSTFNSNSAIGPGGAISFGNIGGDVILANSTFNRNSAIGPGGAIYFGSMINGSVSIVDSKFNNNSAGGVGGAINFGFINGSVSIVDSSFVENSVSGPGGAIYFGNINGSVTISNSSFDNNKALFNGSGGAISFGNIQGNVSIIGSGFDDNGVSGPGGAISFNGNFNNIIITNSNFSDNVASGMGSAIYVERASNLDISRCNFTNNSLTNGGVIYLIECENVSIVSSNIINNVQGIYVVNCTNVSIIYNRLFNNSLFDLNVTNGGVVADYNWWGNNTPSAYYGVILNNYFITNVINTTSVAYEGIAKFRYIIKLTDDGSFDPFKLPYFECFVYLNNSCINSFDARFNNNFTVYSGVFNGFTNYEFLIDNQNISISLFSTKKNTKISISSPTINQGKKTSIRVTLTDSQGNPLAYKSVKLIINKKTYIKNTNDYGVAVFNIGGLKGGKYKVTGIYDGDNTYASSMSSKYQIVNPKVDLAILKVKKIKNRYNKQVSKYIVTIQNKGSLKSKKTQLKLWHVRKGIKIHSKYINIKPIKGNGKINIIVTYYPDKAHHKYCKKQYFVLNPKKTMNEITYKNNKKVIKV; encoded by the coding sequence GTGAGTATTGTTGATTCTAGTTTTAATAATAATAATGTTTCTGGTCCTGGTGGTGCTATTTACTTTGGCAGTATGATTAATGGTTCTGTATCTATTGTTGATTCTAGTTTTAATGATAATTCTGCTGGTGGTGTTGGTGGTGCTATTAGTTTTAGTTTTATTAATGGTTCTGTGAGTATTGTTGATTCTAGTTTTAATAATAATAATGTTTCTGGTCCTGGTGGTGCTATTTATTTTGGCAGTATGATTAATGGTTCTGTATCTATTGTTGATTCTAGTTTTAATGATAATTCTGCTGGTGGTGTTGGTGGTGCTATTAGTTTTAGTGTAATTAATGGTTCTGTGAGTATATTGGGATCTAATTTTGATAATAATAATGTTTCTGGTCCTGGTGGTGCTATTTACTTTAGTGATATTAATGGTTCTGTATCTATTGTTGATTCTAGTTTTAATAATAATAATGCTAGTGGTGTTGGTGGTGCTATTAGCTTTAATGTAATTAATGGTACTCTTTATATTGCTAATTCTAGCTTTGATAATAATAATGTTTCTGGTCCTGGTGGTGCTATCTACTTTAGTAATATCAATGGCTCTGTAACTATATTTAATTCAACTTTTAATAATAATTCTGCTGGTGGTGTTGGTGGTGCAATTAATTTTGGTTTTATTAATGGTTCTATAAGTATTGTTGATTCTAGTTTTGTTGAAAATAGTGTTTCTGGTCCTGGTGGTGCTATCTATGTTGGAGGAGATATTTTTGGTAATTTAAAAATTATTAATTCTAGCTTTGATAGTAATAGTGCTATTGGTCCTGGTGGTGCTATTAGTTTTGGTAATATTGGTGGAGATGTTATTTTAGCTAACTCTACTTTTAATAGTAATAGTGCTATTGGTCCTGGTGGTGCTATTAGTTTTGGTAATATTGGTGGAGATGTTATTTTAGCTAACTCTACTTTTAATCGTAATAGTGCTATTGGTCCTGGTGGTGCTATTTACTTTGGCAGTATGATTAATGGTTCTGTATCTATTGTTGATTCTAAATTTAATAATAATTCTGCTGGTGGTGTTGGTGGTGCAATTAATTTTGGTTTTATTAATGGTTCTGTGAGTATTGTTGATTCTAGTTTTGTTGAAAATAGTGTTTCTGGTCCTGGTGGTGCTATCTACTTTGGTAATATTAATGGTTCTGTAACTATCTCTAATTCTAGTTTTGATAATAATAAAGCTTTATTCAATGGTTCTGGTGGCGCTATTAGTTTTGGTAATATTCAGGGTAATGTGAGTATAATTGGTTCTGGTTTTGATGATAATGGTGTTTCTGGTCCTGGTGGTGCTATTTCATTTAATGGGAATTTTAATAATATAATTATTACTAATTCTAATTTTAGTGATAATGTTGCTAGTGGTATGGGTAGTGCTATTTATGTTGAAAGAGCTTCTAATCTTGATATATCCAGATGTAACTTTACAAACAATTCTCTAACTAATGGAGGAGTTATTTATCTCATTGAATGTGAAAATGTTTCAATAGTATCTTCTAATATTATAAATAATGTTCAGGGAATATATGTTGTTAATTGTACTAATGTTTCTATAATTTATAATAGACTATTTAATAATAGTTTATTTGATTTGAATGTTACTAATGGTGGAGTTGTAGCTGATTATAATTGGTGGGGAAATAACACTCCTTCAGCTTATTATGGTGTTATATTAAATAATTACTTTATTACAAATGTTATCAACACTACTTCTGTAGCTTATGAAGGTATAGCTAAGTTTAGATATATTATTAAATTGACTGATGATGGTAGTTTTGATCCTTTTAAATTGCCTTATTTTGAATGCTTTGTTTATTTAAATAATTCTTGTATTAATTCATTTGATGCTAGATTTAATAATAATTTCACTGTTTATAGTGGGGTCTTCAATGGTTTTACTAATTATGAATTTTTAATTGATAATCAGAATATTTCTATAAGTCTTTTTTCAACTAAAAAAAATACTAAAATTAGTATATCTTCACCTACTATAAATCAAGGTAAAAAAACTTCTATTAGAGTCACTTTAACAGATTCTCAAGGTAATCCTTTAGCTTATAAATCTGTTAAACTTATAATTAACAAGAAAACATATATTAAAAACACTAATGATTATGGAGTTGCAGTATTTAACATTGGTGGATTAAAAGGAGGTAAATATAAAGTTACTGGAATTTATGATGGAGATAATACTTATGCATCATCTATGAGTTCTAAATACCAGATTGTTAATCCTAAAGTTGATTTAGCTATTTTAAAAGTTAAAAAAATAAAAAATAGATATAATAAACAAGTAAGTAAATATATTGTAACAATCCAAAACAAAGGTAGTTTAAAATCTAAAAAAACTCAATTAAAGTTATGGCATGTTAGAAAAGGAATTAAAATACACTCTAAATATATAAATATAAAGCCTATTAAAGGTAATGGGAAAATAAACATTATTGTTACTTATTATCCAGATAAAGCTCATCATAAATATTGTAAAAAACAATATTTTGTTTTAAATCCTAAAAAAACGATGAATGAAATAACTTATAAAAACAATAAAAAGGTTATAAAGGTTTAA
- a CDS encoding glycosyltransferase, translating to MKILVIQESDWLERNPHQQHHLMDRMAVRGHEIRVIDYPIDWSKDNDKGLVYPKKTFYNVSKVDENANIQVIRPSFIKLPVFSYLSLANSHRNEIKKQIKEFKPDVIVALGLMNAYIASKIAKSENIPFIYYLIDVLYTLIPEKAFQSFGRMINKKAITNSDIVITINEQLKSLAIDLGAKKDQTIVIDAGIDFESYNPDLDDSTIREELGIKKDDIVLFFMGWIYDFAGMKELAIELGKKKENYPNFKIVIVGDGDAYDDMVKIKDDYDLSNQLILTGKQPYTRIPEFLSLADFCLLPAYIDEEIMQDIVPIKLYEYLAMRKVVIATKLPGIFKEFGEFHGIEYVNSASEVLVCAKSIIDSGNYDNIANLGRDFVKNNDWNLITDDFEKVLNDLIEDFS from the coding sequence ATGAAGATTTTAGTTATTCAAGAATCAGACTGGTTAGAGAGAAACCCTCACCAACAACATCATCTTATGGATAGGATGGCTGTAAGAGGTCACGAAATTCGTGTAATTGATTATCCTATTGATTGGTCAAAAGATAATGACAAAGGACTTGTTTATCCTAAAAAAACGTTTTATAATGTATCTAAGGTAGATGAAAATGCAAATATTCAAGTTATTCGCCCTAGCTTTATTAAACTCCCAGTTTTTAGCTATTTGTCTTTAGCTAATTCTCATAGAAATGAGATTAAAAAGCAAATAAAAGAATTTAAACCAGATGTTATTGTTGCTCTTGGACTTATGAATGCTTATATAGCTTCAAAGATAGCTAAAAGTGAAAATATTCCTTTTATTTATTATTTAATTGATGTTTTATACACTTTAATTCCAGAAAAGGCTTTTCAATCATTTGGTCGTATGATTAATAAGAAAGCTATAACCAATTCAGATATTGTAATTACAATAAATGAACAACTTAAGAGTTTAGCTATTGATTTAGGTGCAAAAAAAGATCAAACTATCGTAATTGATGCAGGTATTGATTTTGAATCTTATAATCCTGATTTAGATGATTCAACTATAAGAGAAGAACTAGGTATTAAAAAAGACGATATTGTTCTTTTTTTTATGGGATGGATTTATGATTTTGCTGGTATGAAGGAGTTAGCTATTGAGTTAGGTAAGAAAAAAGAGAATTATCCTAATTTTAAAATTGTTATTGTTGGTGATGGTGATGCTTATGATGATATGGTTAAAATTAAAGATGATTATGATCTTTCAAATCAATTAATTTTAACTGGTAAGCAACCATATACTCGTATTCCTGAGTTTTTATCTTTAGCTGATTTTTGTCTTCTTCCTGCTTATATTGATGAGGAAATTATGCAGGATATTGTTCCGATTAAATTATATGAATACTTAGCTATGAGAAAGGTGGTTATAGCTACAAAACTTCCTGGTATTTTTAAGGAGTTTGGAGAGTTTCATGGTATTGAATATGTTAATTCAGCTAGTGAAGTTCTTGTTTGTGCTAAGTCTATTATTGACAGTGGAAATTATGATAATATAGCTAATTTGGGTCGTGATTTTGTTAAAAATAATGATTGGAATCTTATTACTGATGATTTTGAAAAGGTTTTAAATGATTTGATTGAAGATTTTAGTTAA
- a CDS encoding pyridoxamine 5'-phosphate oxidase family protein, whose amino-acid sequence MDFKDCIDFANENPVAWLATSKNDQPHVRAMGMWYADETGFYFQSAIIKDLVGEIKENPKIELAFFKPDEGTGTMLRVEGEAEFIDDIEMKKLCLEDRPFLKEFGLTAEGDELILFRISTGKAHFWTMATNLDPKEIIKF is encoded by the coding sequence ATGGACTTTAAAGATTGTATTGATTTTGCAAATGAAAACCCTGTGGCTTGGTTAGCTACTTCAAAAAATGACCAACCTCATGTTAGGGCTATGGGTATGTGGTATGCTGATGAAACTGGTTTTTACTTTCAATCAGCTATTATTAAAGATTTAGTTGGGGAAATTAAAGAGAATCCTAAAATTGAATTGGCATTTTTTAAACCAGATGAGGGAACTGGAACAATGCTTCGTGTTGAAGGCGAAGCAGAATTTATAGATGATATTGAAATGAAAAAGCTTTGTTTAGAAGATAGACCTTTTTTAAAAGAGTTTGGTTTAACAGCTGAAGGTGATGAGTTAATACTATTTAGGATTTCTACTGGTAAAGCTCATTTTTGGACTATGGCTACTAATTTAGATCCTAAGGAAATTATCAAGTTTTAA
- a CDS encoding NAD-dependent epimerase/dehydratase family protein: MSEKNNFNEYQEKTVLVTGGAGCVGSNLSKKLANLGVKKVIILDNLSSAYEWNIPKDENIEFIKGDILDEAVLKRVFKQKPSHVFHLAAHFANQNSVDNPEHDLMVNGIGILKVLQHAQLTGVERFVYSSSGCGVYGLDSKMPFEEHDISISLHTPYQVTKLLGELYTNYFNNLYEMPIVNARFFNVFGPGEVPGKYRNVIPNFFYWSMTNQALPITGDGSETRDWTFVGDIVNGLLAMGIEEEAIGEAINLGSGKDHQVIDMANKVNALTGNKEGIAYRARRDWDAKNKLLSSIDKAKDILDYKPSISFDEGLKYTYKWFDDNWDNIEESAEFDY, encoded by the coding sequence ATGAGTGAAAAAAATAATTTTAATGAATATCAAGAGAAAACAGTTCTTGTAACTGGTGGAGCTGGATGTGTTGGTAGTAACTTATCTAAAAAATTAGCTAATTTAGGTGTAAAGAAAGTTATTATTCTTGATAATTTATCTTCTGCTTATGAATGGAATATACCTAAAGATGAGAATATTGAATTTATTAAAGGAGATATTCTTGATGAGGCTGTCTTAAAAAGAGTTTTTAAACAAAAACCTTCTCATGTTTTTCATTTAGCTGCTCATTTTGCTAATCAGAATAGTGTTGATAATCCTGAGCATGATTTAATGGTTAATGGAATTGGTATTCTTAAAGTACTTCAACATGCACAATTAACTGGTGTTGAACGCTTTGTTTACTCTTCTTCTGGTTGTGGTGTTTATGGACTTGATTCTAAAATGCCTTTTGAGGAACATGATATTTCTATTTCTTTACACACTCCTTATCAAGTTACTAAACTTCTTGGAGAGCTTTACACTAATTATTTCAACAACTTGTATGAAATGCCTATTGTAAATGCAAGGTTTTTTAATGTTTTTGGTCCTGGTGAAGTTCCAGGTAAATATAGAAATGTGATTCCTAACTTTTTTTATTGGTCTATGACAAATCAAGCTCTTCCTATTACTGGTGATGGTAGTGAAACAAGAGATTGGACTTTTGTTGGGGATATTGTTAATGGTCTTTTAGCTATGGGTATTGAAGAAGAAGCTATTGGTGAAGCTATTAATTTAGGTTCTGGTAAAGATCATCAGGTTATTGATATGGCAAATAAAGTAAATGCTTTAACTGGAAATAAAGAAGGTATAGCTTACAGAGCAAGAAGAGATTGGGATGCTAAAAATAAATTATTATCTTCAATTGATAAAGCTAAGGATATTTTAGATTATAAACCTTCTATTTCTTTTGATGAAGGATTAAAATATACATATAAATGGTTTGATGATAATTGGGATAATATTGAAGAAAGTGCAGAATTTGATTATTAA
- a CDS encoding CBS domain-containing protein codes for MKAKEMMDKDFIYVSPEDSVENVSIKMEESRRFTSPVVSPDMKLIGWITSLDVTRGLREGKKTASDIMHPKEEIIYIYENDPSRLAVIETSNHKLISMPVLNKDEIVTGVIRSFDIIDTLSSLYDVKVYKLYEAMQQELKGVTWEELMEASAIISRRTTGKRIKAEDYEKNIRNATFGEAIWATGGLEKFFVGLIAVGELVIARKVGKARK; via the coding sequence ATGAAAGCAAAAGAAATGATGGATAAAGATTTTATCTATGTATCACCTGAGGATAGTGTAGAAAATGTTTCTATAAAAATGGAAGAGTCAAGAAGGTTTACTAGTCCTGTTGTTAGTCCTGATATGAAGCTAATTGGTTGGATAACTTCATTAGATGTTACTCGTGGTTTAAGAGAAGGTAAAAAAACTGCTTCTGATATTATGCATCCTAAAGAAGAGATTATTTATATTTATGAAAATGATCCTTCTAGATTAGCTGTTATTGAAACTTCTAATCATAAACTAATTAGTATGCCAGTTCTTAACAAGGATGAAATTGTTACTGGAGTAATCAGGTCTTTTGATATTATCGATACTTTATCCTCTCTTTATGATGTTAAGGTCTATAAACTTTATGAAGCTATGCAGCAAGAGCTTAAAGGTGTTACTTGGGAAGAATTAATGGAAGCTTCAGCTATTATTAGTCGTAGAACTACTGGAAAACGCATTAAAGCTGAGGATTATGAGAAAAATATTCGTAATGCTACCTTTGGAGAGGCAATATGGGCGACTGGTGGTCTTGAAAAATTCTTTGTTGGTTTAATAGCTGTTGGTGAACTTGTAATTGCAAGAAAAGTAGGTAAAGCAAGAAAATAA
- a CDS encoding 4Fe-4S binding protein, with product MEIKLKKQMEDLQREVVLKSVDLDDDIDDFEVDIGAYDGYDKLITISPRCVRCDLCVEECPVDAISHSSAVKKSRVEDNCVKCEICAQTCPVSCIYVMETKSAINKESDDSDVEYSLKEVKVPHRVLRMKDINIDRTKCDDCGDCVKFCPTKAITIKDKSIIEAADDTSYPYLEDKEYPYIDKKLCVGCGSCVNLCSTDAITLDRALGPVIVTKSLYIDQNACVQCYLCEESCPVDAIRLDGDEVVLDDDKCIRCNVCSSKCPVNALSLKDLEESEDLEEPEDLKSSEELKDLKESKSLEKSEDLENSTDSETK from the coding sequence ATGGAAATAAAACTTAAAAAACAAATGGAGGATCTTCAAAGAGAAGTTGTTCTTAAATCAGTAGATTTGGACGATGATATCGATGATTTTGAAGTTGATATTGGTGCTTATGATGGCTATGATAAGCTTATAACTATTTCTCCACGTTGTGTTAGATGTGACCTTTGTGTTGAAGAGTGTCCTGTTGATGCTATTTCTCATTCTAGTGCTGTTAAAAAATCTAGAGTTGAAGATAACTGTGTTAAATGTGAGATTTGTGCACAAACTTGTCCTGTTTCTTGTATTTATGTAATGGAAACTAAATCAGCTATTAATAAAGAAAGTGATGATAGTGATGTGGAATATTCATTGAAAGAAGTTAAGGTTCCACATCGTGTTCTTAGAATGAAGGACATTAATATTGATAGAACTAAATGTGATGATTGTGGTGATTGTGTTAAGTTCTGTCCTACAAAAGCTATTACTATTAAAGATAAATCAATAATTGAAGCAGCTGATGATACATCCTATCCTTATTTAGAGGATAAAGAGTATCCATACATTGATAAAAAACTTTGTGTTGGATGTGGTTCTTGTGTTAATTTGTGTAGTACTGATGCTATAACTCTTGATAGGGCTTTAGGACCTGTTATTGTTACTAAATCTCTTTACATTGATCAAAATGCTTGTGTTCAATGTTATCTGTGTGAAGAATCATGTCCTGTTGATGCTATTAGGTTAGATGGGGATGAAGTTGTATTAGATGATGATAAATGTATTAGATGTAATGTTTGTTCTAGTAAATGTCCAGTTAATGCTTTATCTTTGAAAGATTTAGAAGAATCAGAAGATTTAGAAGAGCCAGAAGACTTAAAAAGTTCAGAAGAATTAAAAGATTTAAAAGAGTCAAAAAGTTTAGAAAAGTCAGAAGACTTAGAAAATAGTACTGATTCAGAAACAAAATAA
- a CDS encoding carbohydrate kinase family protein: MSILDNNIPVDVIGFGALNLDKMYYVNDIACHDEESYIKDFDSNPGGSAANTIVGLSRLGVSTSYIGKIADDEEGEIIELNLISEGVFVNNIIESEKGNSGKVMGFIDENGQRALYVDSGVNDEITIDEINIENIKNTKIIHYSSFFGNSFNTQLELLDYIPDSVVLSLDPGMFYAKKNIKKLKKLLNRTDILLINENELKLLFKDYYLEINELKGSDNESTDVNNSLSFKDIARIVINDGIETIVVKRGEKSVFAINQNEEVEVPAFKTDVVDTTAAGDSFNAGFLYSFLKGYSLHKSCLIGNWVASKCVENICTVGLPDKSQLEDFEKSIGIDI; the protein is encoded by the coding sequence ATGAGTATTTTAGATAATAATATTCCTGTTGATGTAATTGGTTTTGGTGCTTTAAATCTTGATAAGATGTATTATGTAAATGATATTGCTTGTCATGATGAAGAAAGCTATATTAAGGATTTTGATTCAAATCCTGGAGGTTCTGCAGCTAATACTATAGTAGGACTTTCTCGATTAGGAGTTTCTACATCTTATATTGGTAAAATAGCTGATGATGAAGAAGGAGAAATAATTGAATTGAATCTAATATCTGAGGGTGTTTTTGTTAATAATATTATTGAATCTGAAAAAGGTAACTCTGGAAAAGTTATGGGTTTCATTGATGAAAATGGTCAAAGAGCATTGTATGTTGACTCTGGAGTTAATGATGAAATAACTATAGATGAGATTAATATTGAAAATATTAAAAACACTAAAATAATACATTATTCTTCTTTTTTTGGAAACTCATTTAATACTCAATTGGAACTTTTAGATTATATTCCAGATTCTGTTGTTTTAAGTTTAGATCCTGGAATGTTTTATGCTAAAAAAAATATTAAAAAGCTTAAAAAGTTGTTAAATAGAACTGACATTCTTCTTATAAATGAAAATGAGCTTAAATTATTATTTAAAGATTATTATTTGGAGATTAATGAATTAAAAGGTTCTGATAATGAATCAACAGATGTTAATAATTCTTTATCATTTAAAGATATTGCTCGTATTGTTATTAATGATGGAATTGAAACTATTGTTGTTAAAAGGGGAGAAAAAAGTGTCTTTGCTATTAATCAAAATGAAGAAGTTGAAGTTCCAGCTTTTAAAACTGATGTAGTTGATACTACGGCTGCTGGAGATTCTTTTAATGCAGGATTTTTATATTCTTTTTTAAAGGGCTATTCTCTTCATAAATCTTGTTTGATTGGAAATTGGGTGGCTTCTAAGTGTGTTGAGAATATTTGTACTGTTGGCCTTCCAGATAAATCCCAACTTGAAGATTTTGAGAAAAGTATTGGCATTGATATTTAG
- a CDS encoding formylmethanofuran--tetrahydromethanopterin N-formyltransferase, with amino-acid sequence MDKSLIDDTFAECFSGKYIRALITAEDEETLKQAAYDSTSTPGAVIGRIEGGVESFIDGNKTPDGRIGAIVQYWFGLDNMEKYEVELSYRIRQDVLVKPFTRMFNYTDASNKIGSINMMKQVGHCGDGYEWIESDYNREMINVPIAVPDFQIENELYYGEGVMGANFWYMCKSKEAVLEAGKLAIDAIMEVEGAIAPFGICSAASKVETNYPWIGPTTNHPYCPSLKKDIGNISKVPDSVNYIPEIVINGTDMNVAKLAMKKSIEAVLASDYSDDIVKISAGNFNGSLGEYNLNLLDIF; translated from the coding sequence ATAGATAAAAGCTTAATTGATGATACTTTTGCAGAATGCTTTTCTGGAAAATATATTAGAGCATTAATTACTGCAGAAGATGAAGAAACTTTAAAACAAGCTGCATATGATTCAACTTCAACTCCTGGAGCTGTTATTGGAAGAATTGAAGGTGGAGTTGAAAGCTTTATTGATGGAAATAAGACTCCTGATGGTCGGATAGGTGCTATTGTTCAGTATTGGTTTGGCCTTGATAATATGGAGAAATATGAAGTTGAATTATCTTATAGGATTCGTCAAGATGTTTTAGTTAAACCATTTACTCGAATGTTTAATTATACTGATGCGTCTAATAAAATTGGTTCTATTAATATGATGAAACAAGTAGGTCATTGTGGGGATGGCTATGAATGGATTGAAAGTGATTATAATCGTGAAATGATAAATGTTCCAATAGCTGTTCCTGATTTTCAAATAGAAAATGAACTTTATTATGGTGAAGGTGTGATGGGAGCTAATTTTTGGTATATGTGTAAAAGTAAAGAAGCAGTTCTCGAAGCTGGTAAATTAGCTATTGATGCTATTATGGAAGTTGAAGGTGCTATAGCTCCTTTTGGAATTTGTTCTGCAGCTTCTAAAGTTGAAACAAATTATCCTTGGATTGGACCTACTACTAATCATCCATATTGCCCCTCATTAAAGAAAGATATTGGAAATATTTCTAAAGTTCCAGACAGTGTTAATTATATTCCTGAAATTGTTATTAATGGAACTGACATGAACGTTGCAAAATTAGCTATGAAAAAATCTATTGAAGCTGTTTTAGCTAGTGATTATTCTGATGATATTGTTAAAATTTCTGCTGGTAATTTTAATGGTAGTCTTGGTGAATATAATTTAAATTTATTGGATATTTTTTAA
- a CDS encoding 4Fe-4S binding protein translates to MIIIEVSTKKCTKPLREVEVDYEIDNSKCEICEDKPCLKACPVEAVYIDSEDNNTKINEKCFGCVLCREACPYDAIKMETKLADPIRENIPNINPKLCRACGACVSSCKTGAIHLTSSGSEEVHSEIDEDKCVRCGYCFRSCPTDAIKYGEILPRTVSGGRAIVVNQKNCIGCMTCTRICPSRGAINVGKTSKLPYIDPSYCARCEECMEVCPSSAIKYSSRKKAYESFNKIRSLEIASNIIDNDIKKLSNDISKVDSILTDLAHDYSSKEGKDFQINVTKSIIDKIQDNIVSDISVVELNDLVEYFPPIRKIKIFEDTCIGCGECIPICPVNAIWLEMPSPIHIEDNCVFCGKCVSTCPVTAIELTEEFFETRGNDIYFIRRTIDSVRDGEFRIQKSLCQACGVCVNQCPVDALSLKDDEIFVNQDLCISCRECEALCPVNAIKICLNNE, encoded by the coding sequence ATGATTATTATCGAAGTTTCTACTAAAAAATGCACTAAACCATTAAGAGAGGTTGAAGTCGATTATGAAATCGATAATAGTAAGTGCGAAATATGTGAGGATAAACCTTGTCTTAAAGCTTGTCCAGTTGAAGCAGTTTATATTGATTCAGAGGATAATAATACTAAAATTAATGAAAAGTGTTTTGGTTGTGTTTTATGTAGGGAAGCTTGTCCTTATGATGCTATAAAAATGGAAACGAAGTTAGCAGACCCTATTAGAGAGAATATTCCTAATATAAATCCTAAACTTTGTAGAGCTTGTGGGGCTTGTGTTTCTTCCTGTAAAACTGGAGCAATTCATTTAACTTCTTCTGGTAGTGAAGAAGTTCATAGTGAAATTGATGAAGATAAATGTGTTAGGTGTGGGTATTGTTTTAGATCTTGTCCAACTGATGCAATTAAATATGGTGAAATTCTTCCTAGAACTGTTTCTGGTGGAAGGGCAATAGTTGTAAATCAAAAGAATTGTATTGGTTGTATGACTTGTACAAGAATATGTCCTTCTAGGGGAGCTATTAATGTTGGAAAAACAAGTAAATTACCTTATATTGACCCATCTTACTGTGCAAGATGTGAGGAATGTATGGAGGTTTGTCCATCATCAGCTATTAAATATTCTTCTCGTAAAAAAGCTTATGAATCTTTTAATAAAATTAGATCTTTAGAAATAGCTTCTAATATTATAGATAATGATATTAAAAAATTATCTAACGATATTTCTAAGGTTGATTCAATTTTAACTGATTTAGCTCATGATTATTCTTCTAAAGAGGGTAAAGATTTTCAAATCAATGTTACTAAGTCTATTATTGATAAAATTCAGGATAATATTGTTTCAGACATTTCTGTAGTTGAATTAAATGATTTAGTTGAATATTTCCCACCAATCCGTAAAATCAAGATTTTTGAAGATACTTGTATTGGTTGTGGTGAATGTATTCCTATTTGTCCTGTAAATGCTATTTGGCTTGAAATGCCTTCTCCGATTCATATTGAGGATAATTGTGTTTTTTGTGGTAAATGTGTCTCTACTTGTCCTGTAACAGCTATTGAATTAACTGAGGAGTTTTTTGAAACTCGTGGTAATGATATTTATTTCATTAGAAGAACTATTGATTCTGTTCGGGATGGAGAATTTAGGATTCAGAAAAGTTTATGTCAAGCTTGTGGAGTTTGTGTAAATCAATGCCCTGTTGATGCATTAAGTTTAAAAGACGATGAAATATTTGTAAACCAAGATTTATGTATATCTTGTAGAGAATGTGAGGCTTTATGCCCAGTTAACGCTATTAAAATTTGTTTGAACAATGAATGA